The following is a genomic window from Daphnia magna isolate NIES linkage group LG4, ASM2063170v1.1, whole genome shotgun sequence.
AACGAAGAAGGTCACACGCTAAGGCCGTTTTCTTATTGATGCGGGACTCCGTTTTGTGTGGCCTCTGCGTCTTTTGTTGCCTTGACACGGGGGCTCGGTTGAATCTTCTAGAAGTTTCCTAGAACTTGTTTTCTCACgtctaataatttttttgtttgtcgcCTTTGAACCCGTAGCTTTGAACATAATTCGTCAACCCCCCCgctcaaaaaaaaatcaaaatgggATAAACGATCCATTGTAAATGGGAGAAGGATTCTTGTGTGGGCTTGGACTTTGATCTAGAACGCGCGATAGGCTTAAAATCTAGAGAAAAAAGAGACATGAAAGCATTTTTtcttagaaaaagaaaacgaaacaaaccTGTCGCTAGTGTTGGATTGTTATGTACATCGCCCGACGGGCGTCATCTGTAGGCGACGAGTGTCTTTTTGTGGTCAGGTTCGTTGAactctgttttgtttttcgttccCCGTTACCATCTCATTCTTTCAACAACAACTAGAACCTGGTCTAGCTCTATTTCTCGTTGGATAGTGTTTTTCATTACTTTAAAATTGCGCATCTGTTGTGGACAAAATAACTGGAACATGAGATAGCGCAACTAGACTTTGCCAGATTCTAACGATATTTTTTGGGATTTCTAGATTGGACTGATGCGTTCGGGTCACTTGCTTGCTGAAGAGTCGCCACATAACCTGCTTTCCCTGCACGGACTGGGCACGCTCGAGGATGTCTTTCTCAAGTTGTGCATGAAGGATGGCGTCGTCAAGCACGGCACGGATCCAGTGGTCGCCACCATTACTGGTGGCAAGAGCGGCTACCCCACCATCACGCAAGACATGGAGGGTCACGATAATCCGGCCTACGTTCAGACTTACAACAATGTCGACGCCATCGCGGCGGACATTGATCACCAGCATCACGACAGCCGGGACGAAGAAGAGGATCACAAAGCTCTATCGCAACTTTCGATCGTAAATGCCCGACCTTTgattgcgttttttttttagatattcaaatttatcaatcaaacaaacaaaatgaaaattttccaGATTCCTTTGGGCGCCCAGTACTGGAAGaacacaaaatcgattttacCGGTAGCTGATGATGACGGCATTGTTGGCTTGACTTTCAGTCCGTCCGGCGACAGCATGGTGCACACGTACAGCAACAAGGCGGCCAACAATCATCAGCACATCAACCAAATGAACGCGTTCAACAATCAGGGCAACGACGACTCTGCCACGGCCACCTTCGACACGAAGGAGAGCCTCTTCAATTTGAAGCACGGCGGCAGCAGCACCAATGGAAGCAGTTCGAGCACGGCTAGTTGCAGTAGCGCCAGCAGCAACGCTGGCGATACGAGCAGCAGCTGCGGCAGCACGGCGGCCAGCAGCCGGGCGGTGGGCAAGCGCCGCAGCGGCACATTTAAATTGGCCATTCCGTCTTGGCATCGCAGCGCCGCTCTCATCCGCAAGAATTTCATGCAGACCTTCCGCAACATTGGGTATGAAAACGTCttcatttttcaatgtttgATGATGGCAAGAGTTGATTGAATTGCTTTTATCTTTTGCAGAATGTTTTTGTTCATCTTCCTTTTGCCCGCCGCCCAAGCgattctcttttgtttggctATTGGTCGTGATCCTACCTTCCTCAAAATGGCTGTTGTCAACGATGAGCTGGATCCGAGTCAGGGCCGCATTTGCAACTACACGGCCGATTGCACGTATTCCATGTTCAGTTGTCGCTATCTTCGATTCGTAGACAATACGACGATAGTCCAGGTATgaactttctcttttttttgtttttgtattcttGAGCAAGATGGCCTCGATTAAGGCCACACACGAGACAATGAAGCTCTTAACTAACCGTCCGCTTTTTTTCGGAAGGTTCCATTCAAAAGTTTAACGGACGCAATGGACGCTACGAGACGGGGCGAAGTGTGGGGCGTGGTCCATTTCGGCCAGAATTTCACGGACGAGTTGGTGGTACGCCAAGCGGATGGCAATCATGCGGACAACGAGACGATCCTCGCCAGTCGTATAGCCATCACCCTCGATTGGTCCAGTGAGTGACGTTGATATGTCGTTCCGCATTCATTTTGCGTGGATTCTAAACTGTTTTTGTTCGTGTAATGACAGACCAGCAGATTTCGCTGACTCTCCAACGGCGCCTCATTGAGGCATTTGAAGATTTCAGCAAAGATGTTTTGTCTGCGTGCTCTTACGAGCCTGCGGCTGCCAGCATCCCTGTCACGGTAAATAGATTTCGAAAGTAGGCCCATTTTGATTGATTGGTTAGCGAGAAAATAATGAGCTTGAGTGTCATTTGTGCGTGGAAAACTAGTGAGCCGTTGATGAAGTGCAACCGCCGATGcgaaatttattcattttaatgactgcaatttttgtttgatttttgctctctctctcgtcCAATCGACTTTCAGTTTTTGGATCCAATCTACGGCGAAAAGAAACCATCCTTCACGGAATTTATGGCGCCAGGCATTATTCTAACGTAAGTTGCTCGTTTTCTACCCTTTTGCAATCTGCACCGCATTTGATGGACGTTTTTCAGTTGATTATTGGTTAATTATCGTTTTTAGAATTGTCTATTTCATTGCCGTCGCCCTGACGGCTGCCGTTTTCATCAACGAGAGAAAGTCGGGTCTTCTCGACCGCAGCATTGTGGCCGGTaggcttttttttctcttattttctgTGAAACGCAgcaaacaaaaatgcaaatttacGGTTTCGCAGGTGTTCAAATGACTGAAATCATGTTGGCTCATCTGGTCAATCAGTTCACTGTCCTCATCGGTCAGACGGCGCTCGTCTTCTTGTTCATGCTTCTCGTTTTCAACATTGCCTGCCACGGCAGTTTGGCCCTGGCCGTCTTCATCACTCTTCTTCAGGGATTGTGCGGCATGTCTTACGGTAATGATGCgcaaaacttagaaaaaaattcatctgagcgagagaaaaaaatgaaactgaaATTTTGAATGTTTATCAGGTCTGGTGGTGTCGACTCTGTGCGACGAAGAGACCAGCGCCATCCACTTGTCGCTGGGCAGCTTTTATCCGAACCTCTTGCTCAGCGGTGTGCTCTGGCCCATGGAAGGCATGCCCGTCTACTTGCGTTACGTCTCCTACTTTCTACCGCAGACGTACGCTGTCGAGTCGTTGAGGAACGTCTTCGGTCGAGGTTGGGGCATCGAAAGGCCCGAGGTTTACTTTGGCATTGTGATCAGCTTTAGCTGGATTTTTGCCCTCTTGGCTTTGAGTCTCATCGTCGTGCGCATTCGCAAGTACACGGGTTAACGTCTCAACGCGGACAAAGAGGCCCAGCAGACGACGCTACATGAATAGAGAGGAACGTCGTATTTTTGTATCATTCCAGACGAGAGAAgaatcatttctctttttttgtttttcaatgaCGGACaaatttgattctttttcttcgttcccgggttttttttttttattattttcttttattttcgatATGTCgacatttaaacaaaaaatcgctAAATAATTTTACCTAaatttctatttgttttgaatgtttgtttgtttttttctttttttttttcttttggaaggAAATAGTGAgggtttttgtgtgtgtgtgtgtgtgtgtgtgtgtgtgtgtgttagacCCGCGTATTCTGTTCAGCTTGTCAAAAACGTGTGCTCAAAAGACGCATCTGATATCCTCGTCCATTTCCCAACCATCAAACGATTAGAAATCGACAAcatctttttaatttaaaaaaaaaaaaagggaattaaGTTAGCGaacaaaacatttatttttcaattgacaccgttggcttttttttttcttggtatACATTTTGGATCAAATATTTGTGACAGTTCCCGTTTTCCCATCACATGACTTCTGTACATCCCCTTAGAtcatttcttctgtttttttttttatgatcgatttccctcttcttttttttagagagATCCGTGGGATTAAAGGCAAACAAATATGATGGGGTTCATTGCCACTCGTCTACGTTACGTGGGCGAGCTTGTGTGGGCATTTGTGTATGTATGCGTAGtgttatttctatttttatatAAATATGCAGGATGTGTTCTTTTTAACGTTCGATTTTACAATTATCTTATTCAAAGCGTTAGGTCAATGCGATTCTCGTCCTCTCTCGATTGATTTCGTTAGATTTACATTTTTGACAAGTCCTCGCTCCCaatatttggattttttttttccttttgcccCATTGCTCTTTGATAtcgtttttcaaataaatttaaaatcataGTATTGCGTGCGTGTCGCTCGTATGTGAATGacctatttttatttatgttattttttttttctcccatttcttttgtgtgtgttttttttaatctgTGGGTTGCGTGAATGACTGCGAAAGGAGTTTGCAAGCAAAtgcgaatttttttaaagcgacgtttagaaaacaaacttaaaaaattgatttttcgGGGGTTATTTTCTTACATTCTTTTTAGAACGTGGCTCATTTTCATCACAAATATACGCgctaaaaaaagggggaatggTTGTCCACATCACTTTTGCTAAGTTTCTACCGTTAAAAATATCTATGGAAATCTGATTCGACTTTGTAGCGTTTATCATTTCATCATTTGCTCAAAATCGTCgctttttttattcaaaaaaaaaaaagatttgcttgaatttgttttgttgctCTAATCGCAATTCAGTTCAACAAATTTCCCTTCCTGCTGTTTCTTCCTCActtaaatgtttgttttttttcaattttttcttttacgatgAAAAATGCCAATTCAGATGTGCTACATtataaacacaaaaaaaaaagtatgtcGTGCGAAAGAAACAGACTGTAATACATGCCCCTCCAGCCCCTCAATCGACTcttgaataaagaaaaaaaaattgttcatCCCGTATGTTCCagtgttttgtttccttttttttttttaaatcgtgtgccgttttttctttttcttttattttgcatttcaaAGTccgttgtttttctctctatGTGTGCCAAAGTACTCGCCAATTATAGGCTGACTTCTGCAGCGATTTAAACCagaactcgaaaaaaaaaaactggaaataGCAACACACTCGGAAAAGCCCTTAAGGTAAAGGATATCTCGGCCGGCGAAAGCGTGACCGTCAAGGCCGCGTTCAGCCTTAAATGGAATGAAATGTTCTTGTTGTGTAATGTTTTGAATGTATTCAAAACATGTGCATACGAAGCGGGAAGAACGTACGGATGCGTTCTACGCATCAGGCCTTTTTTGAGTGAAAATTCCATTAGGAGagagttttgtttgtttcgggGGGGGGCCTTTTTTAAGTGAtcatttttaatgtttgttgGTCCGCTCTCTTCGTTATGCGTCAACGTGAAACTACGCGTTCGGTGGAGGGCCTGATCGGAAAGTGAGCGAACTTTCTGGTTTCCTGCTTAGCGATTTCTCGTTGGTGTCTCGTCAAAATCGAAGCTTGTCGTTTGGGAAAATCAAAAGCAACAACACGTTAGGACCGAGCAAGGACATggtttcgtttctttttgtagATGAGGGtagtgttttttgtttgtcttgaAATTACGAGTTTTCTCCACGAGAAACCggatcttgaaaaaaaaaaaaaggcacaaaAAGGAAATCTATGATGATGGTGGTCTATACAGCCGACTAGGAGTCATTCGAATGTCTTCAGGCGTTCCCACTACCTAGTTTTTATCAACGATGTATATAATAATACTCTATTTGGTACACTTGCACCGTTGACTACCCGCtaggatttttattttccgcttttttttttttacgtttgtgAAGGACGAAGAGTTGTTTTCacgtccttcttttctttatttggtTCCAAAAATATCCAGGTGTTTTGTTGTGCCAGTAAAAACGGAACTGGGTTGTGGAACTGTtgttagaaaaacaaaaaaaagaggaggaactTGTTTTTCTGGTTAATCTGAAGCAAGTTAACGAGTAAAAAGACTGCTGCCAATTCGCATAATTGATTACGCCGTTATCAAGCAGCTACTTTCACGAAATTCCCCACCTGTTTAGAAATGCCATTCAACTCACTGAAACGAGATTATTAACTAATCAGCCAAGCTAATTTATCATTCACAAATGTTtgtcaatgaaaaaaaaaagaactttgaCTAAACACTCATCAGATAAACAAACTAATTGCCTCTGAAAAAACAACATTCATTATGTTAATTTATTACTTGATCGGAGCAAGTGTATACGTTTTAAAAAAGGCACATTTCCCAAATGATTTTTACTAATAAAATAGTACAACGATATGGTGATTCATCACTCCTGTCCTTTTACGACCACTTGCTTGGACAATTGAAatctcgttttgttttggtgCAAGCAAAGAATGGATGACGAAAGAAAGAATAGAATAACCGATGTGTAATATAGTGCGGGCAAAAATTTCGCGTTCACATGACACACGtatgcaaaaaaataataataataattgccAAGTTTCTCTATTCGTGACGGCAGCTGGACTGCGGTGCTGTGTAACTGGAAAACTTTGACGTAACACAAACTGAGAAAGCTGCCAAGTGCATACAGGTTTCGCACGTGACCGCGAATAACATCAACATCTTTTCACTTTCCCTTCCAAAAAGGCCATTTGCCTCATCCATGCAGATAGGGGAATTTCTCTCAATTTTCCATTAGGGCTTTATTATTTTGCATATGAAATCGACAATTTCATTTGCCTGTTAAAAATAGGtgactttcttttctttttttttttttgtaaacaacatttttcttgaaaagcAAATCAGTCTGGAATATTAAGTCTAACGAGTCTTATGCAAAAGCTAACGGCCTCGATGGTTAGACAGCGATAAAGGCGACATTAACGCAGCTGACGAGGCATTGTACTCAATCTAAAACTAGGTTTGCTTTACGGTTCTTTTCGAGCTCGTTTCACGTATCAATTGCCTTAATGTCGGTGAAATATGTGCACATTCGGGGCTGTAATGACCGTTTCTTTTAGTTTGATGAACGGGATCGACACAAGGACAGCTAACAGACACGAGTTAAAGTTTATTTGCTCTTATTTTATGTGTGTGGGTTGCCTTGTCGTTGCATGACGAttgctgttttttttcaaacggTATTAAACAAGCAAAAAATGGCAAACATAAACCGACCGAATGGAAATCGGACACGGTATGGCGTAATCAAGCCGTGCCTTTCGTAATTATATTTTTCTGGCCCGGTGTAAGCCACTCTGATATGAGACAGCAAgtagcttttgtttttttgcaagtCTTGGTAATAATATGCAAAGCCATAAAACAAGAGTTTCCATTATTAGcgtgtatacacacacacacagggaaACGCAGTGTTTTTGTCTCAGTGCTGTGACGCATTTTCGTAATtgaagttttaaaaaatcagctGAAGTGTTACGTcacaaaaatgtgtttttctacctaaattgcGGGCGTCTCTCGGTGATTTCGTTGGAGTGTGGGAGCGATTCCGTTTCGTCCGACCCTTACCCCAGGTAAAGGTTCATAGCCCATCCCACGCCCTTTAGAAATGCCGCAGCCAACTGAATGGCTGCCAAagtttattaaaaagaaattaaattttgaaGTAATTATCGTTGATTTCGTTGACACGTAACTTCTCGTCAATCATTGCCATTTAAACGTAGATCAAAACATCAGTTTGAGGCTTCTTTCTAAACAAGTCCATACTGGGAAAATGTCCAGTGAAAAGGAGGAGAAAGGTGGGGAGGGGGGTTAGAAAATCATCAAGACAAAACATTAGGCAACAACTAAGGACAAAGTTAAGCTTTCAGGTCAAGGCGATAGTTTAGAGGCTAGGTGAACCATTTTCCATAGTTCTTTTTACCTAATATTACCACCCACTTCATGCAAAGCTCACCTAAGATTAGACCTAATTTACGCCTACCTGTCACTCTTATTTTAGCAGTTGACCAAGTCGCATCATTACAGACACTTGGTCGAAACTTGTCACCTAGTCGATCTTAAAtcacaacatttttttaaaaatcgaatCTAACTTTGTATTTTAACTTACGTCATTTGAtcgtgtttttaaagaaatgaaggCCGGCGTTGAGATACCCACCGTTTCATCCAGTCAGGGTGTTGTCGTCCGTAACGCGATTAAATCCTATGGCGTTGGCAGCCGCAGGTCTACCGTACTCGAAGGGCTCGACATGAACGTCAAGAGAGGAACAATGTAAGATCCCCTATTTTATGTTCACTTAAAGGAATTAAATgttatgtttgtttgttttgtttctctcgtTTAGCTATGGCCTACTAGGAGCAAGTGGTTGCGGAAAAACGA
Proteins encoded in this region:
- the LOC116922040 gene encoding ABC transporter G family member 20, translated to MMSEDMMNSGGVPKTSAPPSPPVHRMGADNEAGNAGITEAIFVRNACKSYGVGKRRSTVLRGLDMNVKKGTIYGLLGASGCGKTTLLSCIVGRRSFDSGEVLVFGGEPGSIESGIPGPRVGYMPQELALYGEFTIKETLQYFGRIYNLPASFVKSQMEFLFNLLDLPPGHRYVKTLSGGQQRRVSFAVALFHEPELLILDEPTVGVDPLLRQSIWNHLVRLSTDHGRTVIITTHYIEEARQAHTIGLMRSGHLLAEESPHNLLSLHGLGTLEDVFLKLCMKDGVVKHGTDPVVATITGGKSGYPTITQDMEGHDNPAYVQTYNNVDAIAADIDHQHHDSRDEEEDHKALSQLSIIPLGAQYWKNTKSILPVADDDGIVGLTFSPSGDSMVHTYSNKAANNHQHINQMNAFNNQGNDDSATATFDTKESLFNLKHGGSSTNGSSSSTASCSSASSNAGDTSSSCGSTAASSRAVGKRRSGTFKLAIPSWHRSAALIRKNFMQTFRNIGMFLFIFLLPAAQAILFCLAIGRDPTFLKMAVVNDELDPSQGRICNYTADCTYSMFSCRYLRFVDNTTIVQVPFKSLTDAMDATRRGEVWGVVHFGQNFTDELVVRQADGNHADNETILASRIAITLDWSNQQISLTLQRRLIEAFEDFSKDVLSACSYEPAAASIPVTFLDPIYGEKKPSFTEFMAPGIILTIVYFIAVALTAAVFINERKSGLLDRSIVAGVQMTEIMLAHLVNQFTVLIGQTALVFLFMLLVFNIACHGSLALAVFITLLQGLCGMSYGLVVSTLCDEETSAIHLSLGSFYPNLLLSGVLWPMEGMPVYLRYVSYFLPQTYAVESLRNVFGRGWGIERPEVYFGIVISFSWIFALLALSLIVVRIRKYTG